The window GCAGATACAACTTCCATGTGTTCTCTACTTCCGCATGGTACTTCCCACACAGGATGACTATCATTTGATTCGGCACTCTGTTTGCCTAGCGAAAACAAACAGCTCGAGGCATGTTGATTTCCTTTAGCGTTGCAGCGCAGAAACAAGTCAGGTGAAGCAAATTCAACTCTTGAGAATCCGTGTCCTAGTGGCTGCCAAGAAAAAGCTGGGATGTTACAGTCAATAGTTGAGAAGGTTCTAAATAAATGTACATGTACCTCCCCAAACAAAAAGTGACCAAAATTATGGTAACTTACAGCTTTTCTTGTAAAAGTATCAAATAACTTCAGGGGAATAAAATGACTACCTTTGAAGCCTGAGACGTACTTTAGAGTTTCCTACATAATTTTGAGAATGTTTTATGTGATGTACCTGATAACGTGCATGTAGAGGGAGTTCCATGTATATTTCCTGTTCATCCTTTTGTTCTGATATCAAATTGGAACCCATTTTCAGATGAACCTCAACAAGTGACCTGTTTGACCGAAATGAGGGTAACTCTAAATTTGTATCTCCAAATACAGCAGCCTCCCTAAGAACTGCAACAAAATATGGACACGGACAAGCCTCAAAATCAAGAGTTGCAGTGGTAGAAACCTACATAATCTGATAGTAATTTACCACCACGCTGCACAAGGTGTTGTAGCTCAAAAGGATCTGCAAAGACTCCAGAAGGCAGTCTTTCAACAATTATCACCTCACAAGATTTTGGAGGGCTAGAAAGGTACTCCGCTGACATCTTCAATCTGAGAGATGATGACAGACGCCGGTGGGAGCCTTCACCAATCAGCTTTCGACGTAAAGCAGACAGCTTTGGTGCTAATTTGACATTGTCTTGCAGCAATACACAGGCGCCGGACAGAATGTCATGTGCAATGAAATCTTCAAACTTTGAGTCTACCAAATTGTCATGTTTGCTAAAGTAGGATTTTGCAACATATTTATCAAGATAAGGTGCAAGGACCTGAAGAAGATCGGAGGAAAGTTACTAAGAGATGTTTTTTTGTTGAGAAAAAAAAGTTACTAAGAATTATTGAAACAAATTAATGGTTGTAAGATTCAATTGAGTCTAAAAGTTTTGTTGGCAACGCCATTTACAGTTTTCTGTAAATTAGTATATTACTATCACCCGAATTACATGCATTGAGAAATAACTGCACATCTTGAGCTTGTTCAGCAGCTAAGTCACTTACTTCATTTGATACTGCAGTACCAAGACATGAGCTGATCGTAGAAATTCGTATCACTGCAACGATCATCACCAAACATCGTGCCAGAAGATCATGAAGTTCCATCGCAGATCTGAACAGGTTGAATGGCAATTAGGCATTGACTCACTAGACGCGTAGACACATAATATGTGTAATGCATTTACACTTCTGACAAACATATATAGGTAGTGGAATGTTAAACCAAATTATTATcctgatttaaaaataaaaataaaaaagaatcctATAGCTTCTAGCACAACTCAATAGATATTATTACCACATTAGTGGATTTACTATTGAAAGAAGAACATCCTACATTCTTGCATAACTAATCAGAAAGTCAGATGACCTCCTTCACATGGCATTTGTACATAACTTCCCGGTTACCAACATAGATTGAGGCTTATGAGATGCAGCTCAAAAAAACCATTCAGATAAAGGCATATATATGATTTATCCCACTCATGAGTACTGCTGAAAGTATGCTAAGCAGATCTTCTTGAGaatgcctaacattttacttaaTTAGAGTAACAGCAAAATTCATTTCTCCTCCATATTGAGTTCATTTTGGGTTCATAACAGTATCGAATCGTCTAGAATCTATTAAAGGAGTTGAATTCAAGCCCTGTCTTGATATGAAACCCAACTCTTGGTTCAATCTTGGCTCCATAATTAGAAAAGTTTTACCATGATTTCAAgtgaaaattccaaaattcaaacGAACATCAACAAATTTTTATATTCTAAATAGCATCAACAAATTAACCACAATAATATACCACCTGATAAATCTAATAgataaagaaaataaaggcaacatCATTATATATGTTCCACATGAaatttatttcttaaaaaaaaaaaaaaaaaaaaaacagaagtaGCGTAGCATTGCAATAAGAAAAGATTCAACTTTTTGTGAAACCCATCATTACACCTCAACACCCAATGTTAACAGCAGCTTAATCGATCAAGTTTAAAAGAGGcaatattagaaaaaaatgagACTAACAAAGAGTTAATggttttttcaaaaaacaaaatccaacaaatttgaatgcacaaaatgaagaaaacttAGCTAAAATGGCTTCTTACTAGCTAAAATCCAATTATCCGTGTTGTTTCAAGAGGAACGATCTGATGTTGCAGGAAATCAGATCAAGGGAAAGAGCAGCAGGTAGTGAACCGCTGCTTCGAAGAAAAAAGACATTTTCCGGTCCAAAGTTAGACCGACCGCCGATCAAGTTTgcatttttttcataattttgtttaaattatatttgTATTATATTATACTTTAAACATAATTACTCATATAAAGAATTCACAATCAATTAAGATGTAATTATTTTCATAAGTCTCAATTTCAAATTAGTTCGATCTAACTATATGAATAATCCCTTACCACATTACAATATTAAATATTTCCACTTCTAAATTAAAAATTGAGTATTACAAAATTAGATGTCTTCTAAATATGACACTATTcgaaagttatttagttcatataACTTTTACgaaaaaaattactaaaataaatTGCAtagtaaatatataaataatatacaaAAAGTTTTTGTAAGGCCACTTTCACTAGCAAAATTGTAAGTGAGCATACGAGATATCTTTATCTTTAAATTGCGTACGAGGCATTCAAGGTAGTCATTTTTTACGGGTCCATCTCATTCAATAGCCAAAGTAATAGGTATGTGCCTAAGGCAATTAttttttggtttggtagccaactttgttgaatttttttgatttggtagccaactttgttgaatttttttggtttggtagccaactttgttgaattatcAACATtgcagaaaaaagaagaaaagtgtGTGCTAATTGTCAAATATAATAGGTTTTAGAGAGTGAGACTtaggctataaaaggagagcttcaactcttaTTTCTACACActaacaaagagagaaagaaagagtgaggtttcacagataagatataagaaaatagtctgtgagaaaaatagagagtgagcgatattgtagcgaagtgggaatatcaaaagagggttatttttTTTAGTGTTATAGTGGTCTTTGAAGTATTtgactcggacctacaaagtgtaaaatttcttgctatagtgatatcagttgctcgtctcggggcagtgatttttttccttattttaaaaagttttccacgtaaaaatcttggtgtcgtagTCACTCCTTTATTCTTGTTAATTTCCATATCTCGGTGCTAAGTTATTATTCCGTTTTTATTACTGTAAATATTATTTCTATAGGGGgcttattcccaacaactggtatcagagcacaggttctacTAGTTCAcagaaatactattcactgtcggtagtactatacttggtaaaaaataaaaatgtccggagtaaagtacgaggtagcaaaatttaacggagatagcagtttctcaacatggcaaagaaggatgagggatctgctcatccaacaaggactacacaaggtactagatgttgatgccaaaaaatctgataccatgaaagctaaggattgggctgacttggatgaaagggctgctagtgcagtcaggttgcacttatcagatgatgtggtaaataacatcattgatgaagacaccgcatgtgacatttggacaaggttggaaagcatatacatgtcca is drawn from Nicotiana tabacum cultivar K326 chromosome 9, ASM71507v2, whole genome shotgun sequence and contains these coding sequences:
- the LOC107787779 gene encoding uncharacterized protein LOC107787779, yielding MELHDLLARCLVMIVAVIRISTISSCLGTAVSNEVLAPYLDKYVAKSYFSKHDNLVDSKFEDFIAHDILSGACVLLQDNVKLAPKLSALRRKLIGEGSHRRLSSSLRLKMSAEYLSSPPKSCEVIIVERLPSGVFADPFELQHLVQRGVLREAAVFGDTNLELPSFRSNRSLVEVHLKMGSNLISEQKDEQEIYMELPLHARYQPLGHGFSRVEFASPDLFLRCNAKGNQHASSCLFSLGKQSAESNDSHPVWEVPCGSREHMEVVSAFTFISAVLSALLIIVASVRYSHDTACNALKLP